A section of the Scleropages formosus chromosome 12, fSclFor1.1, whole genome shotgun sequence genome encodes:
- the ranbp1 gene encoding ran-specific GTPase-activating protein yields MFVGARKAAAGSETRRESDRAPLFEPPGPDYPQSINIHSKMADTKDTQDEHDTSTDNVDETNHDPHFEPIVSLPEQDVKTLEEDEEELFKMRAKLYRFASENDPPEWKERGTGDVKLLRHKEKGSIRLLMRRDRTLKICANHHIVPLMELKPNAGSDRAWVWNTHADFADEEAKPELLAIRFLNAENAQKFKAKFDECREEVRKSLENSGKICTANKVAEKLEGLSVKDETKPSEEQVCEKKKTENAEEKK; encoded by the exons ATGTTTGTCGGCGCgcgaaaggcagcagcaggaagcgaGACACGCAGGGAGAGTGATCGAGCTCCGCTTTTCGAACCACCTGGACCCGATTACCCGCAATCCATCAACATCCACAGCAAAATGGCCGATACGAAG gaCACACAAGATGAGCATGACACCTCTACAGATAATGTTGACGAGACCAACCACGACCCCCACTTTGAGCCCATTGTATCCCTTCCTGAGCAGGATGTTAAAACATtagaggaggatgaagaggagctttTCAAAAT GCGGGCAAAGCTTTACCGCTTTGCATCAGAGAACGATCCCCCCGAGTGGAAGGAACGAGGCACAGGGGATGTTAAGCTGCTACGACACAAGGAGAAGGGCTCCATCCGCCTACTCATGAGGAGGGATCGAACCTTGAAGATCTGTGCCAACCACCACA tTGTTCCTTTGATGGAGCTGAAGCCAAATGCAGGCAGTGACAGAGCCTGGGTGTGGAACACACATGCTGACTTTGCTGATGAGGAAGCCAAACCAGAGCTCTTGGCGATCCGTTTTCTTAATGCTGAGA ATGCACAGAAATTTAAAGCAAAGTTTGATGAATGCAGAGAAGAGGTCCGGAAATCTCTAGAGAATTCAG GCAAAATCTGCACTGCAAACAAAGTGGCAGAAAAGCTGGAGGGCCTTTCTGTGAAAGATGAGACCAAGCCATCAGAGGAGCAGGTGTGTGAGAAAAAGAAGACTGAGAATGCTGAggagaagaaataa